From a single Nicotiana tabacum cultivar K326 chromosome 8, ASM71507v2, whole genome shotgun sequence genomic region:
- the LOC107769851 gene encoding peroxisome biogenesis protein 22-like, which produces MADNSKDDFFQLMKRFGSFLTLKVSNLFQNLDSRSVGAIAGLAFAIVFTWRILRSPSGPQRRRPKRQAVTPGSSGVNSHLSANVETSGVSPSSEDSSTQNVIDEFFQPVKPTLGQIVRQRLSEGRKVTCRLLGVILEETSPEELQKQATIRSSVLEVLLEITKFGDLYLMERVLDDESEKNVLVALEDAGVLSMVKDKVLFCSTENGRTSFVRQLEPDWHIDTNPEIIFQLARFIKYELHISPTKPERAAMNVFSSTSLEQFFGTV; this is translated from the exons ATGGCCGATAATTCCAAGGACGATTTCTTCCAGCTCATGAAACGATTTGGGTCTTTTCTCACCCTCAAAGTTTCTAATCTCTTCCAAAACCTG GATTCGAGATCTGTAGGAGCTATAGCAGGTCTTGCATTTGCAATAGTTTTTACATGGAGAATATTGAGATCGCCTAGTGGACCACAGAGGAGGCGTCCTAAACGACAAGCTGTTACACCTGGTAGTTCTGGTGTAAACAGTCATTTAAGTGCAAATGTAGAAACTTCAGGAGTTAGCCCTTCTTCAGAGGATTCAAGTACACAAAATGTTATTGATGAGTTCTTTCAGCCAGTAAAG CCAACACTCGGGCAAATAGTTAGGCAGAGACTGAGTGAGGGGAGGAAG GTAACATGTCGGTTGCTTGGAGTAATCCTGGAGGAAACTAGCCCAGAGGAACTAcag AAACAAGCAACTATCCGATCCTCCGTGCTGGAAGTGTTACTTGAAATCACCAAATTTGGTGACCTTTATCTTATGGAGAGAGTACTTGATGATGAAAGTGAA AAAAACGTCCTGGTGGCTTTAGAAGATGCTGGAGTGTTAAGCATGGTCAAAGACAAG GTTCTCTTTTGTAGCACTGAGAATGGGCGAACATCATTTGTCCGACAACTGGAACCTGATTGGCATATAGATACAAATCCGGAAATCATTTTTCAATTGGCG AGATTTATCAAATATGAGCTACACATTTCACCTACCAAGCCAGAAAGAGCAGCCATGAATGTCTTCAGTTCAACATCTTTGGAGCAGTTTTTTGGAACTGTTTAG